One genomic window of Marinobacter adhaerens HP15 includes the following:
- a CDS encoding DUF4266 domain-containing protein encodes MRNLSIFTASALLVATFTISGCSSIKPWVKPYERDNLADPVMSLSRHGKADSYMHHVYQSRESARGAEGGSGGGCGCN; translated from the coding sequence ATGCGTAATTTGTCGATCTTCACTGCCTCTGCTCTTTTGGTCGCGACCTTCACGATCTCTGGATGCAGCTCAATCAAGCCGTGGGTAAAACCCTATGAACGGGATAATCTGGCGGATCCGGTCATGAGTCTCAGCCGTCATGGCAAGGCGGATTCCTATATGCATCACGTCTATCAGTCCCGGGAGTCTGCGCGGGGAGCAGAAGGCGGTTCTGGGGGTGGCTGTGGCTGTAACTGA
- a CDS encoding TlpA family protein disulfide reductase — protein MVMKASIKSLAVAGVLACLSPMAGAEAINVPAPDFTLESRSGENLRLEDHRGEVVMLNFWASWCGPCRQEMPLMDELYSQYKDLGFTILAVNVDENREEAHRFLDKVPVNYPILYDPESSVSELYEVQAMPTTVMIDRDGNARYLHYGYQPGYEDEYEQQIRELVRE, from the coding sequence ATGGTTATGAAAGCATCCATAAAATCACTGGCTGTGGCGGGCGTCCTGGCCTGTCTTAGCCCCATGGCGGGCGCCGAGGCCATCAATGTGCCAGCTCCGGATTTCACCCTGGAAAGCCGTTCCGGCGAAAACCTGAGGCTGGAGGACCATCGTGGTGAAGTGGTGATGCTGAACTTCTGGGCATCATGGTGTGGTCCCTGCCGCCAGGAAATGCCGCTGATGGATGAGCTTTACAGCCAATACAAGGATCTCGGCTTCACGATTCTGGCGGTCAATGTGGATGAGAATCGGGAAGAGGCCCATCGCTTCCTGGACAAGGTACCCGTGAATTACCCGATCCTTTACGATCCGGAGAGTTCGGTGAGCGAGCTTTATGAAGTCCAGGCTATGCCAACGACCGTGATGATCGATCGCGATGGTAATGCCCGGTATCTCCACTACGGCTATCAGCCGGGTTACGAAGACGAGTACGAACAGCAGATTCGCGAGCTGGTGCGCGAATAA
- a CDS encoding outer membrane beta-barrel domain-containing protein: protein MENRTKHLFLKTLCLGAGLCIATATQAQDDRPLIEPDVTPVPVTEALIDTENFEIGAFVGVLNIEDFESSLLYGGKLTYHLSESFFFEAGVGFAEGGETSFEKLAGNVEVLTDSERDYSYYNINLGYNVLPGEAFLTENYAFNTNFYLIAGAGATDFAGDTRFTLNAGAGYQVLLTDSVAVQIGVRQHYYRIDVLGAEKTSMNTEVSTGLSVFF, encoded by the coding sequence ATGGAAAATCGGACTAAGCATCTTTTTCTGAAAACGCTGTGTCTCGGGGCAGGGCTATGCATAGCCACAGCAACCCAGGCCCAGGATGATCGGCCGCTGATCGAGCCGGATGTTACCCCAGTGCCGGTCACCGAGGCGCTGATTGACACCGAGAACTTTGAAATTGGCGCTTTTGTGGGCGTGCTCAATATCGAGGACTTCGAGTCGTCGCTGCTTTATGGCGGCAAGCTCACCTACCACCTCAGCGAGTCCTTCTTTTTCGAGGCCGGAGTCGGCTTCGCGGAGGGTGGAGAAACCAGTTTCGAGAAGCTGGCCGGTAACGTGGAGGTGCTTACCGACAGCGAGCGGGATTACAGCTATTACAACATCAACCTGGGTTACAACGTGCTTCCGGGCGAGGCCTTCCTCACCGAGAACTACGCATTCAACACCAATTTCTATCTGATTGCGGGTGCCGGCGCTACCGATTTTGCGGGTGACACCCGGTTTACCCTGAATGCCGGCGCGGGCTATCAGGTTCTGTTGACGGACAGCGTTGCAGTTCAGATTGGCGTAAGACAGCACTACTACCGAATAGATGTTCTTGGGGCCGAGAAAACCTCCATGAACACAGAGGTCAGCACTGGCCTGTCGGTCTTTTTCTGA
- a CDS encoding SH3 domain-containing protein → MPIAILMFLLLLPAQSWAGWLWGQAEDDALKVQVAEPYVSWRTGPATGYPVFHTSEKGEWLTILQRKTSWIKVTDTRGREGWIAVADIAQTVDATGNRVDLQVPDFEAFESRRVEAGLMMGEFDGAAVTAGYGGFWMTRNLSAELWASQILGSASEIRMVNANLVHQPFPDWRVSPFFTLGVGHIWVDPKATLAQPEERDNSIGHAGLGIRAYITDRYFIRAEVKDYKVFTTRSTNEEATEWKIGLSIFF, encoded by the coding sequence ATGCCCATCGCCATTCTTATGTTTCTTTTGTTGTTGCCGGCCCAGAGCTGGGCCGGCTGGCTGTGGGGGCAGGCTGAAGACGATGCATTGAAAGTGCAGGTGGCGGAGCCCTATGTGTCCTGGCGAACCGGACCGGCAACGGGCTATCCGGTTTTTCATACCAGCGAAAAAGGGGAATGGCTGACCATTCTCCAGCGCAAGACAAGTTGGATCAAAGTGACGGATACCCGTGGCCGGGAGGGTTGGATAGCGGTTGCGGATATTGCGCAGACGGTGGATGCCACGGGTAATCGTGTGGATCTTCAGGTGCCGGATTTTGAGGCTTTTGAAAGCCGGCGGGTGGAAGCCGGATTGATGATGGGGGAGTTTGACGGTGCCGCTGTCACGGCAGGCTACGGAGGCTTCTGGATGACCAGAAACCTGTCCGCCGAGCTTTGGGCTTCTCAGATTCTGGGCAGCGCCTCGGAAATTAGGATGGTTAATGCGAATCTGGTGCATCAGCCATTTCCTGACTGGCGGGTATCACCCTTTTTTACCCTGGGGGTCGGGCATATCTGGGTTGATCCCAAGGCCACTCTGGCTCAGCCCGAAGAGCGGGATAACAGCATTGGCCATGCAGGGCTTGGCATCCGCGCCTACATCACCGATCGATATTTCATCCGTGCCGAAGTGAAGGACTACAAAGTGTTCACTACCCGGTCCACCAACGAAGAAGCGACAGAATGGAAAATCGGACTAAGCATCTTTTTCTGA
- a CDS encoding HzsA-related protein — MSSETGFLTLEIKSPTLTISRSARLAFALGSLAALSGCLSSSDSQQADPVVVENPVAYVERALLFDENTGALVEDNLADPSAFRPGARLFLKASATADAETRDIASRAFAGPQFLDDNGQLRYDVKDLHVSHDGSRLLFAMRAPEIEDADDEDQPTWNIWEYDVSTDILRRIIDSDVTAGAGQDVAPAYLPDGRIVFSSTRQRISKAVLLDEGKPQYSGLDEEGDSPGFVLHVMDDDGQNIEQITFNQSHDLDPMVADDGTIVFSRWDNAGQTRNNGVNLYRVNPDGTGLSYLFGRHSHDSVPEANDIQYLQPRKSDSGNLLVQLRPFETDDYASVLAEVDVDQFVEANLRLDGTEGSGQRSLVPGVGLDGQLSLKGSYASVSPLLDGTNRYLVSWTPCRLRETATDRIVNCTEDRLQSEDYQPAEPVYGLWLLDINSETQRPVVPPVEGVQFDEAVLMKERPLEGFIPESQFTGDEGALGDAGYGVLHIRSVYDIDGVDTTPTGIAAMADPLQTPPEDRPARFLRLEKPVAIPDENVRDFDNSAFGRSRAQLMREILGYVPIEPDGSVKVAVPANVAFAISILDEKGQRVGGAMGNRHQNWLTVRPGETLECSGCHNPNSPTPHGRPDAGPASVWGGAATTSLPFPNTDPALFADMGETMAQVFARINEIRRPTPDVIYADEWSGDAVDPKPDSFAYAYADLQTPPPISGVCATDWAPNCRIVINYEQHIHPLWSVNREVLDPDTMAVVDDYTCTSCHTDTDAADAQQVPAGQLDLGDGPSPDEPLHFNAYRELLFPDSEQELVNGALIDVLVDSGEVLRDEEGNPILDANGDEQPILVTVPVQASMSVNGARASRFFDVFADDGSHRDFLSPAELRLIAEWLDIGGQYFNNPFDAPED, encoded by the coding sequence ATGTCATCCGAAACAGGGTTTCTCACGTTGGAAATTAAGTCGCCCACTCTAACCATCTCTCGCAGTGCTCGCCTGGCTTTCGCACTCGGCTCGCTTGCTGCTCTGTCTGGCTGTCTTTCGAGCAGCGACAGTCAGCAGGCGGATCCGGTTGTCGTCGAGAACCCTGTGGCTTATGTCGAACGGGCTCTGCTTTTTGACGAAAATACCGGGGCCCTTGTCGAGGACAACCTGGCCGACCCGAGCGCTTTCCGCCCCGGAGCGCGGCTGTTTCTGAAGGCCAGTGCCACTGCGGACGCCGAGACGCGGGATATTGCCTCAAGAGCATTCGCGGGGCCGCAATTCCTTGATGACAATGGTCAGTTGCGTTACGACGTGAAAGATCTCCACGTTTCCCACGACGGCTCCAGACTGCTGTTTGCCATGCGTGCGCCGGAAATCGAGGACGCAGACGACGAGGATCAGCCAACCTGGAATATCTGGGAATACGACGTTAGTACCGACATCCTGCGCCGGATCATCGATTCGGACGTTACCGCCGGGGCCGGGCAGGACGTTGCGCCAGCCTATCTGCCTGATGGCAGAATCGTTTTCTCGTCAACCCGCCAGCGGATTTCCAAGGCGGTGCTGCTTGATGAAGGCAAACCCCAGTATTCCGGTCTGGACGAGGAGGGTGATAGCCCCGGGTTTGTTCTGCATGTGATGGACGACGATGGTCAGAACATTGAACAGATCACCTTCAATCAGAGCCACGACCTCGACCCCATGGTGGCGGATGATGGCACCATTGTGTTCAGCCGCTGGGATAATGCCGGCCAAACCCGGAACAACGGTGTGAACCTCTACCGCGTCAACCCTGACGGCACTGGCCTGAGTTATCTTTTCGGTCGTCACTCCCACGATTCGGTTCCAGAAGCGAACGACATACAGTACCTGCAGCCACGCAAATCAGACAGCGGCAATCTGCTCGTGCAGCTAAGGCCGTTTGAAACAGATGATTACGCGTCTGTGTTGGCGGAAGTCGATGTTGACCAATTTGTTGAGGCCAATCTTCGTCTCGATGGCACAGAAGGTTCGGGCCAGCGCTCGCTTGTGCCCGGCGTGGGCCTGGATGGCCAACTATCGCTGAAGGGCAGTTATGCATCGGTTTCACCGCTGCTTGATGGTACCAACCGCTACCTGGTCAGTTGGACACCTTGCCGGTTGCGTGAAACAGCGACCGACCGGATTGTGAACTGCACGGAAGATCGCCTGCAATCCGAAGACTATCAACCCGCAGAGCCCGTCTACGGTTTGTGGCTTCTGGATATCAACAGCGAAACCCAGCGGCCGGTGGTCCCGCCGGTAGAGGGCGTTCAGTTTGATGAGGCGGTCCTGATGAAGGAGCGGCCTCTGGAAGGGTTCATCCCGGAATCCCAGTTCACGGGTGATGAGGGGGCCCTCGGCGATGCCGGCTACGGCGTCCTGCACATTCGAAGCGTCTATGATATCGATGGAGTGGACACCACGCCGACTGGTATTGCTGCAATGGCTGATCCGCTGCAAACGCCGCCGGAAGATCGCCCGGCAAGATTCCTTCGACTGGAAAAGCCCGTGGCCATCCCCGATGAGAATGTCCGGGATTTCGACAACAGCGCCTTTGGCCGCAGCCGGGCTCAGCTGATGCGGGAGATACTGGGCTACGTGCCGATAGAGCCCGATGGGTCAGTGAAGGTGGCGGTGCCCGCCAATGTTGCATTTGCCATCAGTATTCTCGATGAGAAAGGCCAGCGTGTTGGTGGCGCTATGGGCAACCGGCACCAGAACTGGCTCACGGTGCGCCCCGGCGAGACCCTTGAATGTTCAGGGTGCCACAACCCGAACAGTCCGACACCCCATGGCAGACCGGATGCCGGTCCAGCGTCCGTGTGGGGTGGGGCCGCAACCACCAGCCTTCCGTTCCCGAATACCGACCCGGCTCTGTTTGCCGACATGGGTGAAACCATGGCTCAGGTGTTTGCCCGCATCAACGAGATTCGCCGGCCGACGCCGGATGTGATCTATGCCGATGAATGGTCCGGAGATGCCGTGGATCCCAAGCCTGACAGCTTTGCCTACGCCTATGCCGATCTGCAGACACCGCCGCCGATATCCGGCGTATGTGCCACCGACTGGGCGCCGAATTGCCGGATTGTGATCAACTACGAGCAGCATATTCATCCGCTGTGGAGCGTCAATCGGGAGGTATTGGACCCGGACACCATGGCGGTCGTGGATGACTACACCTGTACCAGTTGCCATACGGACACCGATGCGGCGGACGCTCAGCAAGTGCCGGCTGGACAACTGGATCTGGGCGATGGCCCGTCACCCGATGAACCGCTACACTTCAACGCCTACAGAGAACTGCTCTTCCCGGACAGTGAGCAGGAACTGGTGAACGGCGCTCTGATCGATGTGCTCGTGGACTCCGGGGAGGTTTTGAGGGACGAAGAAGGCAATCCCATTCTGGACGCCAACGGAGATGAACAACCCATCCTGGTAACTGTGCCGGTGCAGGCTTCAATGTCCGTCAACGGTGCTCGTGCCAGTCGTTTCTTCGACGTATTCGCCGACGACGGTTCACACAGGGATTTCCTCTCGCCCGCCGAACTGCGACTGATTGCAGAGTGGTTGGATATTGGCGGCCAGTATTTCAACAATCCGTTCGACGCTCCGGAAGACTGA
- a CDS encoding LamG domain-containing protein, with product MSSLKSVLAITALALLLSACGGESTEQLPNTSQNSGTVTYNGPAPSTDDVANFKRTVWDNLVTQDKCGACHGSNGQTPTFVNEQDVNLAYAQANSIVNLSDPSQSTMVTKVAGGHNCWLQSTSACVDILTTYISNWAGGSEGSAKTVELRAPALKEPGATVALPTDTGLFSTTVYPELRQYCSDCHADGGQTPYIASADVTTAYDQAKSRIDPMNPGASRLVERLRYDFHNCWDDDCEASADLMELKILEMVQDLSAQPVDPAIVASKALNLQADGLLANSGGRFEDNVIALYEFKFGEGQTAFDTSGVSPALDLTLSGNVDWVGGWGIDLGPAGENEQGFMIPAGKAQGSTTASRKLHTLLTASGEYSIEAWVAPGNITQEDARIVTYSGSSTTRNVTLSQSLQRYEVLHRSTTSDENTPFATQDADMLLQATLQHVVVNYTPATGRQIFVNGVPTGDVDPDDGGLLTEWDDSFALVLGNETDGNSPWQGAIRMVAIHNRALTPEQVQANFEVGVGQKFYLLFGVSHLIDLPESFIVFEVSQFDSYAYRFTSPFFISLDDSVEPSNIPLRGMRLGINGKEATVGQAWANLDVTLDSGSYEPGTGQPLSSLGTIIALENGPGNDEFFLTFDQLGGNNFARSEPSLPPQPEPADLPPSSEIGLKTFDEINESMSRMTGVPTTNQAVFNTYTTVKQQLPTVETIQGFLSSHQMAVTQMAIQYCDALVSNAQLRDQMFPGFDFSAPASTAFDHGGKSLVTGPLLSRFVGSNLASQPGDSAIETELSELMDRLTSCDTGCEPDRTETVVKASCAAVLGSATTLVQ from the coding sequence ATGAGCTCCCTCAAATCGGTCCTTGCCATCACTGCCCTGGCCCTTCTGCTTTCTGCCTGCGGGGGCGAATCCACGGAACAACTGCCGAATACCTCCCAGAATTCCGGCACGGTTACCTACAACGGGCCTGCCCCCTCGACGGATGATGTAGCCAACTTCAAACGCACCGTGTGGGACAACCTGGTCACCCAGGATAAATGCGGCGCGTGCCACGGCTCCAATGGCCAGACACCCACATTCGTCAATGAGCAGGACGTTAACCTTGCTTACGCACAGGCGAACTCTATTGTTAACCTGTCTGATCCATCCCAGTCCACAATGGTGACAAAGGTCGCAGGTGGCCACAATTGCTGGCTCCAGAGCACGTCAGCCTGTGTGGACATTCTCACCACCTATATTTCCAACTGGGCAGGCGGGTCAGAAGGCTCTGCCAAAACCGTGGAACTTCGCGCTCCAGCGCTCAAAGAACCGGGTGCCACGGTTGCCCTTCCAACCGACACTGGCCTGTTTTCCACCACGGTATACCCCGAACTCAGACAGTATTGCAGCGACTGCCATGCTGATGGTGGGCAAACCCCTTACATTGCCAGCGCCGATGTTACTACTGCCTACGATCAGGCGAAAAGCCGTATTGATCCTATGAATCCGGGCGCATCCCGACTGGTTGAACGTCTGCGCTACGACTTCCACAACTGCTGGGACGACGACTGCGAAGCCTCAGCCGATTTGATGGAACTGAAGATTCTTGAAATGGTCCAGGATCTGAGCGCCCAACCCGTGGACCCGGCAATCGTTGCTAGCAAGGCACTCAACCTGCAGGCAGACGGCCTGCTCGCAAACTCCGGCGGCCGGTTTGAAGACAACGTGATTGCCCTGTACGAATTCAAGTTTGGTGAAGGCCAGACTGCCTTTGATACCAGCGGCGTATCGCCAGCGCTGGATCTGACCCTGAGCGGAAACGTTGACTGGGTTGGCGGCTGGGGCATCGACCTTGGCCCGGCGGGCGAAAACGAGCAGGGCTTCATGATCCCCGCGGGCAAGGCCCAGGGCAGCACCACCGCCAGCCGGAAGCTGCACACCCTGCTGACCGCCTCCGGCGAATACAGCATCGAGGCCTGGGTCGCCCCGGGCAACATTACCCAGGAAGATGCCCGGATCGTGACCTACTCCGGCTCATCCACCACCCGCAACGTCACCCTGAGCCAGTCGCTCCAGCGTTACGAGGTACTGCATCGCAGCACCACCAGTGACGAAAACACGCCTTTCGCAACCCAGGACGCCGACATGCTCCTGCAGGCAACGCTCCAGCACGTAGTGGTTAACTACACCCCGGCGACCGGTCGCCAGATCTTTGTGAATGGCGTTCCAACCGGCGATGTTGATCCGGACGACGGCGGACTACTGACCGAATGGGACGACAGTTTTGCCCTGGTCCTGGGCAACGAGACCGATGGCAACTCGCCCTGGCAGGGCGCGATCCGGATGGTCGCCATCCACAATCGGGCGCTGACACCGGAACAGGTCCAGGCCAACTTTGAGGTGGGCGTTGGCCAGAAGTTCTACCTTCTGTTCGGGGTCTCTCACCTGATCGACCTGCCCGAGAGCTTCATCGTGTTCGAAGTCAGCCAATTCGACAGCTACGCCTACAGATTCACCAGTCCCTTCTTTATCAGCCTTGATGACTCCGTCGAGCCATCAAATATTCCGCTGCGTGGCATGCGACTGGGTATTAACGGCAAGGAGGCAACGGTGGGACAGGCCTGGGCCAATCTGGACGTTACCCTCGACAGTGGCAGCTATGAACCGGGTACTGGGCAACCTCTCTCCTCCCTGGGCACCATCATCGCTCTTGAGAATGGGCCCGGAAACGATGAGTTCTTCCTGACGTTCGACCAACTGGGCGGAAACAACTTTGCCCGCTCCGAACCCTCGCTGCCGCCGCAGCCGGAACCCGCTGACCTGCCACCGTCATCGGAGATCGGCTTGAAGACTTTTGACGAGATAAACGAGTCCATGTCGAGGATGACCGGTGTTCCCACAACCAATCAGGCTGTATTCAACACATACACCACCGTGAAGCAGCAATTGCCTACGGTAGAGACTATTCAGGGTTTCCTGTCCTCTCATCAGATGGCCGTTACCCAGATGGCCATCCAGTACTGCGATGCCCTGGTCTCAAATGCGCAGCTTCGGGACCAGATGTTCCCAGGGTTCGATTTCTCCGCCCCGGCCAGCACCGCCTTCGACCACGGTGGCAAGAGCCTGGTTACCGGGCCATTGCTGTCGCGCTTTGTGGGCAGCAACCTGGCATCACAGCCTGGTGACAGCGCAATCGAAACGGAGCTCAGCGAGCTCATGGATAGACTGACCAGCTGTGATACAGGGTGTGAGCCTGACCGCACAGAAACAGTCGTGAAAGCAAGCTGTGCCGCCGTGCTTGGCAGCGCCACCACCCTGGTTCAGTAG
- a CDS encoding FAD:protein FMN transferase, whose amino-acid sequence MTTPIELEFWAEDDELANRVGKEVLAVFHQVDEQMSRYREESEVSRLNRNAPDGPVEVSDGLFEVIEKAREVSLLSQGAFDITFGSVGYLYDFRAGKKPTDEELRSGLPRVNFRDVILDEDDQTVEYRQAGILVDLGGIAKGYAVDLGIERLVSFGIRHARLSAGGDMRLLGDKRGRPWYVGIRDPRSEGRNAVVLPLEDVAVSTSGDYERFFVDEAGERVHHILSPETGKSVQGVQSVTIIGEDALTTDGLSTAVFVLGPKKGLEMIERLKGIDVVVIDDQRMMHVSEGLVPPQSD is encoded by the coding sequence ATGACAACGCCTATCGAACTGGAGTTCTGGGCGGAAGATGACGAGCTGGCGAACCGGGTTGGCAAAGAGGTGCTGGCGGTTTTTCATCAGGTTGATGAACAGATGAGTCGCTATCGGGAAGAGTCCGAGGTCTCCAGGCTCAACCGCAATGCACCCGACGGGCCAGTAGAAGTCAGTGACGGGTTGTTCGAGGTGATTGAAAAAGCACGGGAGGTTTCTCTACTCAGCCAGGGCGCCTTCGACATCACCTTTGGCTCAGTGGGTTACCTGTATGACTTCAGGGCCGGCAAAAAGCCCACGGACGAGGAGCTTCGATCCGGCTTGCCGCGGGTGAATTTTCGGGATGTGATTCTTGATGAGGATGATCAGACGGTCGAATACCGGCAGGCAGGGATTCTGGTAGACCTCGGTGGCATCGCCAAAGGGTATGCAGTGGATCTGGGAATCGAGCGTCTGGTCAGTTTTGGCATTCGCCATGCCCGGCTGAGTGCTGGCGGCGACATGCGACTGTTAGGGGACAAGCGGGGCCGGCCCTGGTACGTGGGCATTCGGGACCCCCGTTCAGAAGGGCGCAACGCGGTGGTTTTGCCGCTCGAGGATGTGGCCGTGTCCACCTCCGGCGACTACGAGCGGTTCTTCGTGGATGAGGCGGGAGAAAGGGTTCATCACATCCTGTCGCCTGAGACCGGCAAATCGGTCCAGGGTGTCCAAAGCGTGACCATTATCGGCGAGGATGCGTTGACAACCGACGGCCTCTCCACGGCGGTTTTCGTGCTCGGGCCCAAAAAGGGACTGGAGATGATTGAGCGTTTGAAAGGTATCGATGTTGTGGTTATCGATGATCAGCGCATGATGCACGTTTCAGAAGGCCTCGTTCCGCCCCAATCAGACTAG
- a CDS encoding NADP-dependent glyceraldehyde-3-phosphate dehydrogenase, whose protein sequence is MDPTRWMQTTFFPKETDVPEEFREGGVNLNHTLVGGELRPWDGSYAEVRSPICSAAQGDGVPQPLLIGRTPLMDEAAALEALDAAVQAYGQGSGDWPSMSVANRIEHVEQFLAEMRNHREAVVKLLMWEIGKTRKDACKEFDRTCDYINDTIHELKVLDRRSSRFEIVGGVVAQTRRLPVGVALCMGPFNYPLNETFTTLIPALIMGNTVVFKPAKYGVLLIGPLMDAFRKSFPPGVINIIFGRGRDTVGPLMESGKVDMFAFIGTHRGASALKQMHPKPHRLKAVLGLDANNPAIVLPDADFELAVSECISGALSFNGQRCTALKLLFVHDSLADQFVSKLSDAVNELVAGMPWEQDVSLTPLPEPGKIGFLRELVDDAIAKGASVVNECGGEVNGTYFHPAVLYPVTAEMRIYHEEQFGPVIPVAAFSDEQEVIEHVRDSSFGQQLSIFGSDSDTVGRLIDLLANQVGRINLNAQCQRGPDTLPFNGRKDSAEGTLSVSDALRVFSIRTTVATKSSESNRDLVTGIVRGRSSKILTTDYLF, encoded by the coding sequence ATGGATCCAACACGCTGGATGCAAACCACGTTTTTCCCGAAAGAAACCGATGTGCCGGAGGAGTTCCGTGAGGGAGGCGTGAACTTAAATCATACCCTTGTTGGCGGCGAACTGCGTCCTTGGGACGGTTCTTATGCAGAGGTTCGCAGCCCGATTTGCTCAGCAGCGCAAGGCGACGGAGTTCCTCAACCTCTGCTGATCGGGCGGACGCCTCTGATGGATGAGGCGGCTGCTCTGGAAGCACTGGACGCGGCGGTTCAGGCCTACGGTCAGGGAAGTGGCGACTGGCCCAGCATGTCTGTCGCCAACAGAATCGAACATGTCGAGCAGTTCCTCGCGGAGATGCGTAACCATCGGGAGGCCGTGGTAAAGCTTCTGATGTGGGAAATCGGCAAGACCCGGAAAGATGCCTGCAAGGAATTTGACCGGACCTGCGACTATATAAACGATACGATTCATGAGCTTAAGGTGCTTGACCGCCGGTCCTCGAGATTTGAAATCGTCGGTGGCGTGGTGGCTCAGACTCGTCGCCTACCGGTAGGGGTAGCCCTCTGCATGGGGCCGTTCAATTACCCGCTCAATGAGACTTTCACGACGCTGATTCCGGCGTTGATCATGGGCAACACGGTGGTTTTCAAACCCGCCAAATACGGTGTGCTGTTGATTGGCCCGCTGATGGATGCATTCCGGAAGTCGTTTCCGCCAGGAGTCATCAACATTATTTTCGGACGGGGCAGGGATACGGTTGGGCCATTGATGGAAAGCGGCAAGGTCGACATGTTCGCCTTTATAGGAACCCACCGGGGTGCGTCAGCGCTCAAACAGATGCATCCGAAACCGCATCGCTTAAAGGCAGTGCTGGGCCTGGACGCTAACAATCCGGCCATCGTGCTGCCGGATGCGGACTTTGAGCTTGCCGTGAGTGAATGTATCAGCGGAGCGCTGTCTTTCAATGGTCAGCGCTGCACCGCCCTGAAACTGCTGTTTGTCCATGATTCCCTTGCGGACCAGTTTGTCAGCAAGCTATCGGATGCGGTCAATGAACTGGTTGCGGGCATGCCATGGGAGCAGGACGTATCGCTGACGCCATTGCCCGAGCCGGGCAAGATCGGGTTTCTCAGGGAACTGGTAGACGACGCAATCGCCAAGGGCGCATCCGTGGTCAATGAGTGTGGTGGCGAGGTCAACGGCACGTATTTTCACCCTGCCGTGCTTTACCCGGTCACTGCCGAGATGCGCATCTATCATGAAGAACAGTTCGGGCCGGTCATTCCTGTTGCTGCTTTCTCGGATGAGCAGGAAGTGATTGAGCACGTTCGGGATTCCAGCTTCGGGCAGCAGCTAAGTATCTTCGGTTCGGATTCCGACACGGTGGGCAGGCTGATTGATCTGCTTGCAAATCAGGTGGGTCGGATCAACCTCAATGCCCAGTGCCAGAGGGGGCCCGATACCCTGCCATTTAACGGACGCAAAGACTCCGCGGAAGGCACACTTTCGGTATCGGATGCCCTTCGGGTGTTCTCGATTCGCACAACCGTGGCCACCAAGTCCAGTGAGAGCAATCGGGACCTGGTGACCGGCATTGTGCGGGGACGAAGCTCGAAAATACTGACAACCGACTATCTGTTCTGA
- the tpiA gene encoding triose-phosphate isomerase — protein sequence MRKPILIGNWKMNGSLQANQALMVRVLPRLRMFRKSVDLVVCPPHPYLFQVRDLLGYTGIMLGAQNASGFVSGAYTGEVSATMLQEMGCRYALVGHSERRLLFGEGNQEVAARYRSVLQSGLTPVLCVGETLEDRESGRTGLIIEQQLQAVIDEVGLAAMANGIVAYEPVWAIGTGKTATPEQVSEVHQQIRQFLAKSAPESADDISEELRVIYGGSVKVANAYELFSLADVDGGLIGGASLHADEFGTIAGALAEASGILAGECETH from the coding sequence ATGAGAAAACCGATTCTGATTGGAAACTGGAAAATGAATGGCAGCCTCCAGGCAAACCAGGCCCTGATGGTGCGCGTCTTACCCCGACTTCGGATGTTCCGTAAGTCTGTTGATCTGGTGGTATGCCCGCCGCATCCGTACCTGTTCCAGGTGCGTGATCTGCTTGGCTATACCGGCATCATGCTGGGCGCCCAGAATGCATCCGGGTTTGTCTCTGGTGCCTACACCGGCGAGGTCAGCGCCACCATGCTTCAGGAAATGGGCTGCCGGTATGCGCTCGTGGGTCACTCCGAGCGCCGACTACTGTTCGGCGAGGGCAACCAGGAGGTGGCAGCCCGATACCGCTCGGTTTTGCAGTCCGGCCTTACACCGGTGCTATGCGTCGGTGAGACTCTGGAAGACAGGGAGTCGGGCCGTACCGGTCTGATTATCGAACAGCAGCTACAGGCAGTGATTGACGAGGTCGGCCTGGCGGCCATGGCTAATGGAATCGTTGCCTATGAACCGGTTTGGGCTATCGGAACGGGCAAAACAGCAACGCCGGAGCAGGTTTCGGAGGTGCATCAACAGATCCGTCAGTTCCTCGCCAAAAGCGCGCCCGAGTCAGCCGACGACATCAGCGAGGAGCTGCGGGTGATATACGGGGGCAGCGTTAAAGTTGCCAATGCCTATGAACTGTTCAGCCTTGCCGACGTTGATGGCGGCTTGATTGGCGGTGCCTCACTGCACGCGGATGAATTCGGAACGATCGCCGGAGCCCTGGCTGAGGCTTCCGGAATTCTGGCCGGCGAATGCGAAACCCACTGA